The DNA segment atctaggcctatccacctgtcagagagccccagaaacatatcctaacagcatatacacAATCCATAGACATGACATAACTTGTAAAGACACCAACCATGGCTGTATGGGCAACATATAACCAAAATAGAACAGTTTTATatagaccaaatcaaaggattcaGAGTTTATAGGAACCAAAttcataaaagctattacatgactatacaaacaaatgtgggtactttttttttcatatcttcctcggcttcccaagtggcttcttcAACCTGCTGGTTTTGCCAAaacactttcacggaggcaatttTTTTGTTTCTCAACTTCCGGACCTGCCTGttaagaatggcaactggaatttcttcatatgatagttcttcattaacctcaatggTTTCAACTGGCATAATAGTGGAcagatctcccactaccttcttcaacatagacacatggaagactgggtgtactaatgacatctcgggtggtaGCTCAAGATTGTATGC comes from the Nicotiana sylvestris chromosome 4, ASM39365v2, whole genome shotgun sequence genome and includes:
- the LOC138890454 gene encoding uncharacterized protein, coding for MIGCLKVSPVKVIMRFGKKGKLSLRYVGPYRIIQRIIQVAYNLELPPEMSLVHPVFHVSMLKKVVGDLSTIMPVETIEVNEELSYEEIPVAILNRQVRKLRNKKIASVKVFWQNQQVEEATWEAEEDMKKKVDRPRYKENSSKFFWKFRELAKFGVVDMFHDVKKLKLHKDC